One part of the Oceanihabitans sp. IOP_32 genome encodes these proteins:
- a CDS encoding NAD(P)/FAD-dependent oxidoreductase codes for MVKDIQLRISLKDEEQADILIKKAAQFLDIDKTDINGIKVLRKSIDARKPKIFFNYKVAVYIKEALPEKSEYIFNYKDVSKAKPIHIIGFGPAGMYAALRCIELGYKPIVLERGKNVQDRRRDLKAINRDHIVNEDSNYCFGEGGAGTYSDGKLYTRSLKRGDVRRIFENLVFHGATDQILIDAHPHIGTNKLPKVVQNIRETILHHGGEIHFETRVVNFTTKNNKIQAIQLQNGEEMQANRVILATGHSARDIYYLLHKKDIAITAKSFAMGVRVEHPQHIIDSIQYHCSGDRHELLPPASYGLVQQVNHRGVYSFCMCPGGFIVPAATANGEVVVNGMSPSKRNNLYANSGIVVEINVDQDLKKYEQFGVLKGLEYQKNLERLAFTAGGRSQVAPAQRLTDFVEGRLSQNLNDSSYQPGLKSAPLHALLPKLIGSRLRKGFEAFGQKMKGYYTEEANIVGVESRTSSPINIPRKENLEHPEIEGLFPCGEGAGYAGGIVSAAMDGERCAEAAIVGL; via the coding sequence ATGGTAAAAGACATTCAACTACGTATATCGCTTAAAGACGAAGAACAAGCCGATATACTGATTAAAAAAGCGGCACAGTTTTTAGATATTGACAAAACCGATATTAACGGTATAAAAGTATTACGCAAGTCTATTGATGCTAGAAAACCCAAAATCTTTTTTAACTATAAAGTTGCTGTTTACATTAAGGAAGCTTTACCAGAAAAATCAGAATACATCTTTAATTACAAAGATGTCTCGAAAGCCAAACCCATTCATATTATTGGCTTTGGCCCAGCAGGAATGTATGCTGCCTTGCGCTGTATAGAACTCGGTTATAAACCCATTGTTTTAGAACGCGGTAAAAATGTGCAAGATCGCCGTAGGGATTTAAAAGCTATAAATCGAGATCACATTGTTAATGAAGATTCTAATTATTGCTTTGGCGAAGGTGGTGCTGGCACCTATAGCGATGGTAAATTGTACACCCGGAGTTTAAAACGCGGTGACGTGAGGCGCATTTTTGAAAATCTCGTTTTTCATGGTGCCACCGATCAAATTTTAATCGATGCCCACCCACATATTGGAACTAATAAACTACCCAAAGTAGTTCAAAACATTCGTGAAACCATATTACACCACGGCGGCGAGATTCATTTTGAAACCCGTGTGGTTAATTTTACTACGAAAAACAACAAAATACAAGCCATTCAACTACAAAATGGTGAAGAAATGCAGGCCAATCGTGTTATTTTAGCAACAGGACATTCTGCACGAGATATTTATTATTTACTTCATAAGAAGGATATTGCGATAACCGCAAAATCTTTTGCCATGGGAGTTCGCGTAGAGCATCCACAACATATTATTGATTCTATTCAATACCATTGTTCTGGTGATAGGCACGAGCTTCTACCGCCAGCTTCATACGGTTTGGTGCAACAAGTAAACCACCGTGGTGTTTATTCGTTTTGTATGTGCCCTGGCGGTTTTATAGTTCCTGCAGCTACGGCAAATGGCGAGGTTGTTGTTAATGGCATGTCGCCTTCAAAACGAAACAATCTGTATGCGAATTCGGGTATTGTCGTTGAAATTAATGTCGATCAGGATTTAAAAAAATACGAACAGTTTGGGGTTTTAAAAGGGCTGGAATATCAAAAGAATTTAGAACGCCTCGCTTTTACGGCTGGCGGACGTAGCCAAGTGGCACCAGCGCAACGTCTCACCGATTTTGTTGAAGGTCGTTTATCTCAAAATTTAAATGACAGCTCCTACCAACCGGGTTTAAAATCGGCTCCCCTGCATGCTTTATTACCAAAATTAATAGGAAGTAGACTGCGAAAGGGTTTTGAGGCTTTCGGACAAAAAATGAAGGGCTATTATACTGAAGAAGCCAACATTGTTGGGGTAGAATCTAGAACCTCATCCCCTATTAACATTCCTAGAAAAGAGAATTTAGAACATCCAGAAATTGAAGGTTTATTTCCTTGCGGGGAAGGTGCGGGTTATGCGGGTGGAATCGTTTCGGCGGCTATGGATGGCGAACGTTGTGCCGAAGCTGCAATTGTAGGATTGTAA
- a CDS encoding TIGR01212 family radical SAM protein (This family includes YhcC from E. coli K-12, an uncharacterized radical SAM protein.) yields the protein MKITGKRYLDYSSFIKSTFGERVQKISLDIGFTCPNRDGSKGYGGCTYCNNNTFNPDYCEPTKSITQQLEEGISRFSKKYKSQHYLAYFQAYTNTYSDLESLKAMYKEALSVPNVVGLVIGTRPDCISEEIIDYLSMLSKTYFIALEFGVESTLNKTLKTVNRCHTFEDTKATYALCENKGFYLGAHLIIGLPGESEADLLNHAKAISKLPIHTLKLHHLQIVKQSIMAYQYKTKPEKFNLFTAERYIDLITDFVGLLRPDIIIERFVSEAPQDLLIAPKWKGLKNFEIVAKIDKKLAEKNTWQGKYYNESF from the coding sequence ATGAAAATTACTGGGAAACGCTATTTAGATTACTCATCATTTATTAAATCTACTTTTGGAGAACGGGTTCAAAAAATCTCATTAGACATTGGATTTACTTGTCCGAATAGAGACGGCTCCAAAGGCTACGGCGGTTGTACTTATTGCAACAATAACACCTTTAATCCCGATTATTGTGAGCCCACAAAAAGCATTACCCAACAATTAGAAGAAGGCATTAGTCGGTTTTCTAAAAAATATAAATCACAACACTATTTAGCATATTTTCAAGCCTATACAAATACGTACTCCGATTTAGAATCTCTTAAAGCCATGTACAAAGAGGCGCTAAGCGTTCCAAACGTGGTGGGCTTGGTTATTGGCACCCGTCCAGATTGTATTTCAGAGGAGATTATCGATTATTTATCAATGCTATCGAAAACCTATTTTATTGCTCTGGAGTTTGGTGTAGAGAGTACCTTGAACAAGACTTTAAAAACAGTTAACAGATGCCATACCTTCGAAGATACCAAAGCCACCTATGCCCTATGCGAAAACAAAGGTTTTTATTTGGGCGCACACTTAATTATAGGCTTGCCGGGAGAATCGGAAGCCGATTTGTTAAATCATGCTAAAGCCATTTCTAAACTGCCTATTCATACTTTAAAACTACACCATTTACAAATTGTAAAGCAATCGATAATGGCGTACCAGTATAAAACCAAGCCAGAAAAATTTAATTTATTTACAGCCGAACGTTATATCGATCTCATAACCGATTTTGTGGGCTTATTACGCCCAGACATTATTATTGAACGTTTTGTAAGCGAAGCACCTCAAGACTTATTGATTGCCCCAAAATGGAAGGGCCTTAAAAATTTTGAGATTGTAGCAAAAATCGATAAAAAGCTTGCAGAGAAAAATACTTGGCAAGGGAAGTATTATAACGAGTCGTTTTGA
- a CDS encoding dihydrofolate reductase produces MFGNKKQQKPIDPDQLELIENAQRRIKQKKRLYLHFVIFLIGALFFIVLNTVIGIGKEFRLFGKEWFLFVVLLWFFILVYHAFNVFVTHKFMGKTWEKNQLDKLVAQQQNRIEKLKKGFIKEEKKLAQSEVYEQVKREAKPEDLSSKKTELTIIAAAAENNAIGKDNQLIWHLSNDLKRFKSLTNGHYIIMGRKTFESFPKPLPNRTHIVISRQENYKVPSGVILVHSLEDAIDAAKNDSQPFIIGGGEIYKQAMAFADKIELTRVHENFDADAFFPEIDRSIWKETENIFHKKDENHAHEFSFLTYERMKKN; encoded by the coding sequence ATGTTCGGAAATAAAAAACAACAAAAACCCATAGATCCAGATCAATTAGAACTTATTGAAAACGCACAAAGACGTATTAAACAAAAAAAACGTTTATACCTACATTTTGTCATATTTTTAATAGGAGCACTTTTTTTTATAGTCTTAAACACGGTGATAGGCATTGGCAAAGAATTTAGGTTGTTTGGTAAAGAATGGTTCCTTTTTGTTGTCTTACTTTGGTTTTTCATTTTAGTATACCATGCCTTTAATGTTTTTGTTACCCATAAATTTATGGGAAAAACTTGGGAGAAAAATCAATTAGACAAACTGGTGGCGCAACAACAAAACCGTATTGAAAAACTAAAGAAAGGCTTTATAAAAGAAGAAAAAAAACTTGCACAAAGTGAAGTGTACGAGCAGGTAAAACGCGAAGCTAAGCCTGAAGACCTTAGTAGCAAGAAAACAGAGCTCACTATAATAGCCGCTGCGGCCGAAAATAACGCTATTGGAAAAGACAACCAGCTTATTTGGCATTTAAGTAACGACCTAAAACGCTTTAAAAGCTTAACTAACGGGCATTATATTATTATGGGGCGTAAAACTTTTGAAAGTTTTCCAAAACCATTACCAAATAGGACTCATATTGTAATTTCACGACAAGAAAACTATAAAGTACCCAGTGGTGTTATTTTAGTACACAGCTTAGAAGATGCTATCGATGCCGCAAAAAACGATTCGCAACCTTTTATTATTGGTGGCGGCGAAATTTATAAACAAGCTATGGCTTTTGCCGATAAAATTGAGTTAACTCGGGTACATGAAAACTTTGATGCCGATGCCTTTTTCCCTGAGATTGATCGCAGTATTTGGAAAGAAACAGAAAATATTTTTCATAAAAAAGATGAAAACCATGCACATGAATTTTCGTTTTTAACTTACGAACGCATGAAAAAAAATTAA
- a CDS encoding thymidylate synthase yields MKQYHDLVKHVLENGNEKADRTGTGTKSVFGYQMRFDLSEGFPMVTTKKLHLKSIIHELLWFLKGDTNINYLTQNGVKIWNSWADENGDLGPVYGHQWRNWNNDDIDQIKDTINTLKTNPDSRRMLVSAWNPSVLPDTTKNFSENVANGKAALPPCHAFFQFYVADGKLSCQLYQRSADIFLGVPFNIASYALFTMMMAQVCGYQPGEFIHTFGDAHIYSNHLEQLELQLSRDLKPLPKMILNPEIKDIFDFTYNDFTLVDYNPHPHIKGSVAV; encoded by the coding sequence ATGAAACAATATCACGATTTAGTAAAACACGTTTTAGAAAACGGAAACGAAAAAGCAGATAGAACGGGAACAGGAACAAAAAGCGTATTTGGTTATCAAATGCGATTTGATTTGAGTGAGGGTTTCCCTATGGTAACCACTAAGAAGCTACATTTAAAATCCATAATACACGAGCTGTTGTGGTTTTTAAAAGGCGATACCAATATTAACTATTTAACACAGAATGGCGTTAAAATTTGGAACAGCTGGGCCGATGAAAATGGCGACCTCGGTCCCGTTTATGGCCACCAATGGCGCAACTGGAATAACGATGACATCGACCAGATTAAAGACACCATTAACACTCTAAAGACTAATCCGGATAGTAGACGTATGCTGGTTTCTGCCTGGAATCCTTCAGTATTACCAGACACCACAAAAAATTTTAGCGAAAATGTAGCCAATGGTAAAGCGGCTTTACCACCATGCCATGCTTTTTTTCAATTTTATGTCGCCGATGGCAAATTATCTTGTCAGCTTTACCAGCGTAGTGCCGATATCTTTTTGGGGGTGCCTTTTAATATCGCTAGTTATGCACTATTCACCATGATGATGGCTCAAGTTTGCGGCTATCAGCCTGGAGAATTTATTCATACTTTTGGCGATGCTCATATATACAGCAACCACTTAGAGCAGTTAGAATTACAGTTGTCTCGTGATTTAAAACCATTACCAAAAATGATTTTAAATCCGGAAATAAAAGATATTTTCGATTTCACGTACAACGATTTCACTTTAGTTGATTACAATCCGCATCCACATATAAAAGGCAGTGTAGCGGTGTAA
- a CDS encoding NupC/NupG family nucleoside CNT transporter, with translation MKHFFLSLAAIVLFSTSTVTAQNINDKKTDSLFNTFKQDIEKLFVDKKINNWQLYEHTIYESYPDSIQSKLDFERGKEFLNLNRNGEYLSTLRNTFSKGVWLQNNNLIVLKQKVPKTIDVYYEILKLNDSTLQLKKNNKVLTYVSSAHSGYLSIEAPVDTIIPSQGFSIHSLWRGILGMITLIFIAFVFSNNRKAINWKIVGIGLAFQLVIAIGVLKVSFIKNGFEAIGQVFINILDFTRAGSEFLFSGVMDVSSYGFIFAFQVLPTIIFFSALTSVLFYLGIIQKVVQAMAWLLSKALKISGAESLSVAGNIFLGQTEAPLLIKAYLEKMNKSEILLVMIGGMATVAGAVLAAYIGFLGGDDPELRLFYAKHLLAASVMAAPGAIVISKILYPQTEKVNTNANVSQETIGSNFLDAIANGTTEGLKLAVNVGAMLLVFVAFIAMFNGILSWVGEISHLNQWIANNTSYQDLSLELILGYLFAPLMWLIGVAKEDMALMGQLLGIKIAASEFIGYIQLSELKNVANATHLTYQKSIIMATYMLCGFANFASIGIQIGGIGSLAPGQRKTLSKFGMKALIGGSIASLVSATIAGMIIG, from the coding sequence ATGAAACACTTTTTTTTGTCTTTAGCTGCTATTGTGTTATTCTCGACTTCAACAGTTACAGCCCAAAATATAAATGACAAAAAAACAGATAGTCTTTTTAATACCTTTAAACAGGACATAGAAAAACTATTTGTAGATAAAAAAATAAACAACTGGCAACTTTACGAACACACTATTTACGAGAGTTATCCCGATAGCATTCAGTCTAAATTAGATTTTGAACGGGGCAAAGAGTTTCTTAATTTAAATCGAAACGGAGAATACCTCTCAACATTACGAAATACGTTTAGTAAAGGGGTTTGGCTTCAAAACAACAACCTTATCGTTTTAAAGCAAAAAGTACCAAAAACCATCGATGTTTATTACGAAATATTAAAATTAAACGACAGTACATTACAATTAAAAAAAAATAATAAAGTACTAACCTACGTTTCTAGTGCACATTCAGGTTATTTATCGATTGAAGCTCCTGTAGACACTATTATTCCTAGCCAAGGATTTTCAATACACAGTTTGTGGCGAGGTATTTTAGGCATGATTACTTTAATTTTTATTGCCTTTGTATTCAGTAATAATAGAAAAGCCATTAATTGGAAGATTGTGGGCATTGGTTTAGCATTCCAACTTGTAATTGCCATAGGGGTCTTAAAAGTGAGTTTCATAAAAAATGGTTTTGAAGCCATTGGACAAGTATTTATTAATATCTTAGATTTTACGCGAGCTGGTAGCGAATTTCTTTTTAGTGGCGTCATGGATGTGAGTTCCTACGGTTTTATCTTTGCTTTTCAAGTACTTCCTACCATAATATTTTTTTCAGCTTTAACATCCGTTTTATTTTATTTAGGTATTATTCAAAAAGTCGTGCAAGCCATGGCTTGGTTACTCTCTAAAGCCCTAAAAATTTCTGGAGCAGAAAGTTTAAGTGTTGCCGGAAATATTTTTTTAGGTCAAACCGAAGCCCCATTACTCATAAAGGCTTATTTAGAGAAAATGAATAAGTCTGAAATTCTATTAGTTATGATTGGTGGCATGGCCACGGTGGCGGGTGCAGTACTAGCAGCCTATATTGGTTTTTTAGGTGGCGACGACCCTGAGTTACGTTTATTTTACGCCAAACACTTATTGGCCGCATCGGTTATGGCGGCACCTGGTGCAATCGTCATATCCAAAATATTATATCCGCAAACCGAAAAAGTAAATACAAACGCCAATGTGTCTCAGGAAACCATAGGCTCTAACTTCTTAGACGCCATTGCAAACGGTACAACCGAAGGTTTAAAACTAGCGGTAAATGTTGGTGCCATGCTTTTAGTATTTGTAGCTTTTATTGCCATGTTTAACGGTATTTTAAGTTGGGTTGGCGAGATAAGCCATTTAAATCAATGGATTGCGAACAACACCTCGTACCAAGACCTATCTCTCGAGCTTATTTTAGGCTACCTTTTCGCCCCTTTAATGTGGCTTATTGGAGTAGCTAAAGAAGATATGGCCTTAATGGGACAGCTTTTAGGCATTAAAATTGCAGCAAGCGAATTTATAGGTTACATTCAATTATCTGAACTTAAAAATGTGGCAAATGCCACACATCTTACATACCAAAAATCAATAATTATGGCCACTTACATGCTTTGTGGGTTTGCAAATTTCGCGTCTATAGGCATTCAAATTGGAGGTATTGGCTCTCTAGCTCCAGGACAACGAAAAACCTTATCTAAATTTGGGATGAAAGCTCTTATTGGTGGATCGATTGCCTCTTTAGTATCGGCTACTATTGCGGGAATGATAATTGGATAA
- a CDS encoding bifunctional nuclease family protein, which yields MSLVRLNIKGISYSQTQNGAYALILNEVDGERKLPIVIGAFEAQSIAIALEKEIRPPRPLTHDLFKNFAERFDIIVKQVIIHKLVDGVFYSSLICERDKIEEIIDARTSDAIALALRFDAPIFTYKNILDKAGIYLKVNPKKEAEEGDLESVLEDDVLTDPLGTETSKESYKDKSLEELHKLLEEAVVNEDYEAAANIRDEISKR from the coding sequence ATGAGTCTAGTAAGATTAAATATAAAAGGTATTTCCTATAGTCAAACTCAAAATGGTGCATACGCACTTATTTTAAATGAAGTAGACGGTGAACGCAAACTCCCTATTGTTATTGGCGCTTTCGAGGCACAATCGATTGCAATTGCTTTAGAAAAAGAAATTCGACCTCCGCGCCCTTTAACTCACGATTTATTCAAAAATTTCGCCGAAAGGTTTGATATTATTGTAAAACAAGTTATTATTCACAAACTTGTTGATGGTGTATTCTACTCGAGTTTAATTTGCGAACGCGACAAAATTGAAGAAATTATCGATGCGAGAACGAGCGATGCCATAGCTTTAGCCCTGCGATTTGACGCACCTATTTTTACCTACAAAAACATTCTAGACAAAGCCGGTATTTATCTAAAAGTGAATCCGAAAAAAGAGGCCGAAGAAGGAGATCTAGAAAGTGTGTTAGAAGATGATGTATTAACCGACCCATTGGGAACCGAGACTTCTAAAGAAAGTTATAAAGACAAATCTCTTGAAGAACTCCACAAATTGCTAGAAGAAGCTGTTGTTAATGAAGACTATGAAGCTGCGGCAAATATTCGTGACGAAATCTCTAAACGCTAA
- a CDS encoding electron transfer flavoprotein subunit alpha/FixB family protein yields the protein MSVLVYTESEKGAFKKAALEVASYARAVANQLETTVTAVAINVNDTSALGKYGVDKVLNVSDSKLDAFNAKSYADVLKQAAEKENAQVVILSSSADSKYLAPLLAVGLNAGFASNVIEAPESIAPFTVKRTAFTNKAFSSTTIDSDVKLIAVSNNAFGIVESAGNASAEAFSPSIPDPGVMVKSVDKATDKVTIADAETVVSAGRGLKGPENWGMIEELAEVLGAATACSKPVSDLGWRPHAEHVGQTGKPVAANLYIAIGISGAIQHLAGINASKVKVVINTDAEAPFFKAADYGVVGDAFEVVPQLIEKLKAFKAQQ from the coding sequence ATGTCAGTTTTAGTATATACAGAATCGGAAAAAGGTGCTTTTAAAAAAGCAGCTCTAGAAGTCGCCTCTTACGCCAGAGCAGTTGCAAACCAATTAGAAACTACCGTAACAGCAGTCGCTATAAACGTGAATGACACTTCTGCGCTAGGAAAATATGGTGTCGATAAAGTTTTAAATGTAAGCGACTCAAAATTAGATGCTTTTAATGCGAAGAGCTATGCAGATGTTTTAAAGCAGGCTGCAGAAAAAGAAAATGCTCAAGTTGTTATTCTTAGCTCTAGTGCAGATAGCAAATATTTAGCACCACTATTAGCTGTGGGCTTAAACGCAGGTTTTGCCTCTAATGTTATCGAAGCGCCAGAAAGTATAGCGCCATTTACTGTGAAAAGGACAGCCTTTACAAACAAAGCCTTTAGCAGCACCACTATCGATTCTGATGTGAAGCTCATTGCGGTTTCAAATAATGCTTTCGGAATAGTAGAATCTGCTGGTAACGCTTCCGCGGAAGCGTTTTCACCTTCAATTCCAGATCCCGGAGTTATGGTAAAATCGGTAGATAAAGCCACCGATAAAGTTACCATTGCCGACGCCGAGACCGTAGTCTCTGCAGGTCGTGGTTTAAAAGGACCAGAAAACTGGGGAATGATTGAAGAATTGGCGGAAGTTTTAGGTGCGGCAACAGCCTGCTCTAAACCCGTATCAGATTTAGGCTGGAGACCACATGCCGAACATGTTGGACAAACTGGTAAACCCGTAGCAGCAAATCTTTATATTGCTATTGGTATTTCGGGAGCCATCCAACATTTAGCCGGAATCAACGCCTCTAAAGTAAAAGTTGTAATTAACACAGATGCCGAAGCTCCTTTCTTTAAAGCAGCCGATTACGGTGTAGTTGGTGATGCATTTGAGGTTGTACCACAACTTATCGAAAAATTAAAAGCTTTTAAAGCACAACAATAA
- a CDS encoding electron transfer flavoprotein subunit beta/FixA family protein, whose translation MKILVCISHVPDTTSKINFTDDHSNFDTTGVQFVINPNDEFGLTRAMWFKEKQGATVDVVSVGGAETEPTLRKALAIGADSAIRVNTPALDGFQVAKQLAKVVQDGAYDLVIAGRESIDYNGGMVPGMLASLTGANFVNTCINIEVDNTTVTAVREIDGGKETVTTSFPLVIGGQKGLVEESDLRIPNMRGIMMARKKPLSVVEPVEAKAKTTAIKFEKPTPKGAVTLIDPDNLDELINLLHNEAKVI comes from the coding sequence ATGAAAATTTTAGTGTGTATAAGTCATGTTCCCGACACGACATCAAAAATTAATTTTACAGATGACCATTCTAATTTTGACACTACTGGTGTGCAATTTGTAATTAACCCAAATGATGAGTTTGGATTAACCAGAGCCATGTGGTTTAAAGAAAAACAAGGCGCTACAGTAGATGTTGTAAGTGTTGGCGGTGCAGAAACCGAACCTACTCTTCGCAAAGCCTTGGCTATTGGTGCCGATAGTGCAATACGAGTAAACACACCGGCCTTAGATGGTTTTCAAGTGGCTAAGCAGTTAGCAAAAGTGGTTCAAGATGGTGCTTACGATTTGGTTATTGCCGGTCGTGAATCTATCGACTATAACGGTGGTATGGTTCCAGGTATGCTTGCCAGTTTAACAGGTGCCAATTTTGTAAACACCTGTATTAATATTGAAGTAGACAACACCACGGTTACGGCAGTTCGAGAGATTGACGGCGGTAAAGAAACAGTAACAACATCCTTTCCGTTAGTTATTGGCGGACAAAAAGGTTTGGTAGAAGAAAGTGATTTACGTATCCCCAATATGCGAGGAATTATGATGGCACGTAAAAAACCCTTAAGCGTTGTTGAACCTGTTGAAGCCAAAGCAAAAACAACTGCGATAAAGTTTGAAAAACCGACACCAAAAGGTGCAGTGACTCTTATAGACCCAGATAATTTAGACGAGCTTATTAACTTGCTTCACAATGAGGCTAAGGTCATTTAA
- a CDS encoding pyruvate dehydrogenase complex E1 component subunit beta — protein MKTIQFREAICEAMSEEMRRDESIYLMGEEVAEYNGAYKASKGMLDEFGPKRVIDTPIAELGFSGVAIGSTMTGNRPIVEFMTFNFSLVGIDQIINNAAKIRQMSGGQFNCPIVFRGPTASAGQLGATHSQAFESWFANTPGLKVVVPSNPYDAKGLLKAAIRDDDPVIFMESEQMYGDKGEVPDGEYILPLGVADIKREGTDVTIVSFGKIIKEAYKAADELAKEGISCEIIDLRTVRPMDRTAIIESVKKTNRLVVLEEAWPFGNVATEITYLVQSEAFDYLDAPIERINTADTPAPYSPVLLKEWLPDYTSVIKAVKKVMYI, from the coding sequence ATGAAAACCATCCAATTTAGAGAGGCCATTTGTGAAGCCATGAGTGAAGAAATGCGTAGAGACGAAAGCATTTATTTAATGGGTGAAGAGGTGGCAGAATACAACGGGGCTTACAAGGCCTCTAAAGGTATGCTTGACGAGTTTGGCCCAAAACGTGTTATCGATACTCCTATTGCGGAGTTGGGTTTTTCTGGAGTCGCCATAGGTTCGACCATGACGGGAAATAGGCCAATTGTAGAATTTATGACCTTTAATTTCTCTTTAGTGGGGATTGATCAAATTATAAATAACGCGGCCAAAATTAGGCAAATGTCTGGTGGTCAATTTAACTGTCCTATTGTTTTTCGTGGCCCAACGGCCTCTGCAGGGCAATTAGGCGCAACGCATTCTCAGGCTTTTGAAAGTTGGTTTGCGAATACCCCAGGTTTAAAAGTGGTGGTACCGTCTAACCCATACGATGCGAAAGGTTTATTAAAAGCGGCCATTCGTGACGACGATCCTGTTATTTTTATGGAAAGTGAGCAAATGTATGGCGATAAAGGGGAGGTGCCAGATGGCGAATATATTTTACCTCTTGGGGTTGCCGATATTAAGCGCGAAGGAACAGATGTTACCATAGTATCTTTCGGGAAAATTATAAAAGAAGCTTATAAAGCCGCCGATGAGTTAGCGAAAGAAGGGATTTCTTGCGAAATTATCGATTTGCGTACCGTACGTCCTATGGACAGAACGGCCATAATAGAGTCGGTTAAAAAAACCAACAGGTTGGTGGTATTGGAAGAAGCCTGGCCTTTTGGAAATGTGGCTACAGAAATCACCTATTTGGTGCAATCTGAAGCTTTCGATTATTTAGATGCCCCTATTGAAAGAATTAATACTGCCGATACGCCAGCACCTTATTCTCCAGTTTTATTAAAAGAATGGTTACCAGATTACACCTCTGTTATCAAGGCTGTTAAGAAGGTGATGTACATATAA
- a CDS encoding inorganic diphosphatase, which translates to MSKEKPITFDVLIEIPKGSRNKYEYDFNLHKIRFDRMLFSSMMYPGDYGFIPETLALDQDPLDVLVLGSEPTYPMVVMEVRPIGVFHMTDEKGPDEKIICVPVSDPLWCDSKDLSDLTPHRLKEIEHFFQVYKDLEEKKVDVGGFGNAAAAIEIYHKCVERYKNSDHKKNGDFKI; encoded by the coding sequence ATGAGTAAGGAAAAACCAATAACTTTTGATGTATTAATTGAGATACCAAAAGGGAGTAGAAATAAATACGAATACGATTTTAATTTACACAAAATTAGGTTTGATAGAATGTTGTTTTCTTCAATGATGTATCCTGGAGACTACGGCTTTATCCCCGAGACCTTAGCTTTAGATCAAGACCCATTAGATGTGCTAGTATTGGGCTCAGAGCCAACCTATCCTATGGTAGTCATGGAGGTTAGACCTATTGGGGTTTTCCATATGACAGATGAAAAAGGACCAGATGAGAAAATTATATGCGTTCCTGTATCCGATCCGCTTTGGTGCGACAGTAAAGATTTGTCGGACTTAACACCACACAGATTAAAAGAGATTGAGCACTTTTTTCAAGTATATAAGGACTTAGAAGAGAAAAAAGTAGATGTTGGTGGTTTTGGAAATGCAGCCGCAGCAATAGAAATTTATCATAAATGTGTGGAGCGTTATAAAAATAGCGACCATAAAAAAAACGGAGATTTTAAGATTTAA